Proteins from a genomic interval of Trifolium pratense cultivar HEN17-A07 linkage group LG6, ARS_RC_1.1, whole genome shotgun sequence:
- the LOC123889634 gene encoding serine/threonine-protein phosphatase PP1 isozyme 3-like, with the protein MEQSVVDDIINRLLEVRHRPGKQVQLSEAEIRQLCVVSRDIFLQQPYLLELEAPIKICGDVHGQYSDLLRLFEYGGLPPEANYLFLGDYVDRGKQSLETICLLLAYKIKYPENFFLLRGNHECASINRIYGFYDECKRRFNVRLWKTFTDCFNCLPVAALIDEKILCMHGGISPDLHNLDQIRNLQRPTDVPDTGLLCDLLWSDPSKDVQGWGMNDRGVSYTFGADTISEFLQKHDLDLICRAHQVVEDGYEFFANRQLVTIFSAPNYCGEFDNAGAMMSVDDTLMCSFQILKPADKKTKLNFGSTTTAKPGNSPAGVKSFLGAKV; encoded by the exons ATGGAGCAATCAGTTGTTGATGACATAATCAATCGGTTGTTAGAAGTTCGACACCGTCCAGGGAAGCAAGTCCAACTATCGGAGGCTGAGATCCGTCAACTCTGTGTAGTTTCTAGAGACATTTTTCTTCAACAACCTTATTTATTAGAACTCGAAGCACCTATCAAAATTTGTG GTGATGTACATGGTCAATATTCTGATCTTTTAAGGCTATTTGAGTATGGTGGATTGCCTCCCGAGGCTAACTACTTGTTTTTGGGGGATTATGTGGATCGGGGGAAGCAGAGTTTAGAAACAATTTGCCTTCTCCTTGCTTATAAGATTAAATATCCTGAAAACTTTTTCTTATTGAGAGGAAATCATGAGTGTGCTTCTATAAATCGGATTTATGGATTTTATGATGAGTGCAAGAGAAGGTTTAATGTAAGGTTATGGAAGACATTTACAGACTGCTTCAATTGCCTTCCTGTGGCAGCCCTTATTGATGAAAAGATTCTGTGTATGCATGGGGGGATTTCTCCTGACTTGCATAATTTGGATCAGATAAGAAATCTACAACGGCCCACCGATGTTCCTGATACAGGTTTGCTTTGTGATCTTCTATGGTCTGACCCAAGCAAAGATGTTCAAGGATGGGGAATGAATGACAGGGGAGTTTCATATACATTTGGTGCTGATACCATCTCAGAGTTTCTTCAGAAACATGATCTTGACCTAATTTGCCGTGCTCATCAG GTTGTGGAGGATGGATATGAGTTCTTTGCTAACAGACAGCTCGTAACAATATTTTCAGCACCTAATTATTGTGGGGAGTTTGACAATGCCGGTGCTATGATGAGTGTTGATGATACACTAATGTGCTCTTTCCAAATATTAAAGCCCGCTGATAAAAAAACAAAGCTCAATTTTGGAAGTACAACCACTGCTAAACCTGGAAACTCTCCCGCAGGTGTAAAG TCCTTCCTTGGCGCAAAAGTATGA